The following proteins are co-located in the Spinactinospora alkalitolerans genome:
- a CDS encoding GntR family transcriptional regulator, translating into MTGQRTLEDGPRVPKYYQVKKQLLELIEAMPAGNPVPPERALATQFGTSRTTVRQALTEMVVEGRLLRIQGKGTFVAKPKVAQVLQLTSYTQEMRSHGLHPATRILDVSYVNADDSLAELLAIRSGGRVLRIERLRLANGEPMAVETAHLAARRFPGLRRQLDRYASLYEALASAYDVRLAEAEATIETVLATPNEARLLGVDVGLPLVLHCQHSFDADGHPVEWVRSLYRGDRYKFVTRLRPPKE; encoded by the coding sequence GTGACGGGTCAGCGAACGCTCGAGGACGGCCCCCGAGTTCCTAAGTACTACCAGGTCAAAAAGCAACTTTTGGAACTCATCGAGGCGATGCCGGCCGGTAACCCGGTACCTCCTGAGCGCGCGCTCGCCACCCAGTTCGGGACCTCGCGGACGACGGTGCGCCAGGCGCTGACCGAGATGGTCGTGGAGGGGCGGCTGCTGCGCATCCAGGGCAAGGGCACCTTCGTGGCCAAGCCCAAGGTGGCGCAGGTGCTGCAGTTGACCAGCTACACCCAGGAGATGCGCTCGCACGGGCTGCACCCCGCGACGCGGATCCTGGACGTGAGCTACGTCAACGCCGACGACAGCCTGGCCGAACTGCTGGCGATCCGCTCGGGCGGCCGGGTGCTGCGGATCGAGCGGCTGCGGCTGGCCAACGGCGAGCCGATGGCGGTGGAGACCGCGCACCTGGCCGCCCGCAGGTTCCCCGGTCTGCGCCGCCAGCTGGACCGCTACGCCTCGCTGTACGAGGCGCTGGCCAGCGCCTACGACGTGCGGCTGGCCGAAGCCGAGGCGACGATCGAGACGGTGCTCGCCACCCCCAATGAGGCGCGCCTGCTGGGGGTCGACGTCGGCCTGCCGCTGGTGCTGCACTGCCAGCACAGTTTCGACGCCGACGGCCACCCGGTGGAGTGGGTGCGCTCGCTCTACCGGGGGGACCGGTACAAATTCGTCACACGGCTGCGCCCGCCGAAGGAGTGA